The Syngnathoides biaculeatus isolate LvHL_M chromosome 16, ASM1980259v1, whole genome shotgun sequence DNA segment ACAACAAACACCAGTGGTATGCTGACTACTACCTTTAGGGTAGTGGTAAGGGAAAATCAGTGCCTCAGTAAAGTTCAGTTGTATCTAACGTTTAAACACAATACGTTTAAGATCTATCAAAAGTGCGATAGATGGCTAGATGGAAAGATTTAGCTACCTTTCGTACACTGAACAGTTTTCAAGGTCTTCACCCCCCTCAGTAATCATTGGATTGTTTTGATGTACACTAAATTGGATTGAACTGgacagtttattttctaaaACTGTGCTTGACTTAAGCACTTTCGCTGCACTCACCGGTCCCCGCTGAGTTGACCCGGTGCACGGCCACCTGACTCCAGGCTCCCGGCGCCGCACCGCAGTCCACCACGCCGCATCCCGGTTGCAGGAGGCGGAACTTGTCGTCGACTTCCAGCAACTTGAAGGCGCTCCGGCAGCGAAAGTTGAGGGCGTGCGAAGCTTTAACGTAAGGGTCGTTCGACTGCCGGGCGAGCCACCTCTGCTCCGCAATGCGTTTTTTCTTCAGTAGAGGACTTGAAGAATGGAAAAATCTCCGGTGGACTAAACTAAACATGTTTTAAGGTCACATTGTAAGGGAAGGGAGAATAACAGGAAGTATATCTAGCTGCGCGTGTGTCAAAACGGTGTCCATCATCTCTGTATGTCCCTTAAAACGACTCAAGCATAGAGTTATTCCCATGATGACTGCTGTATTTATTTGATAGAAAAAGACAGTTTGCTTGCGTTATAGGAGTTTGACTTTTCAATAAATATAACACACAACCTCCGCTGAGGTTTATTTTCCTCTAATGCCTTGTAAAATGTAGGTCTCAAATCGCTTATATGCAGGAACCTAATACTTGTTTTCAGTCGGCTCTATTTCAGAGTGACACATCCTGAGCGAGAGTGGTGAATCCCAAATAATGTATCTCGAGTTAGTTGATTAATTTACATACAAttcgttttaaaatatttactaaGCAGAAACAGAAAAGGTGACGATTCTAGGGTTGGCACTTGGTTTAAGTGTATTTGCCTAACTGGATTAAATTACACGTAGTTTATGTTAATTGTGGtcgagtccttttttttttgggggggggggggggacaggtgGGATGCTGCGTTCCAAGCTGCTAACCCTGGTTCTGGTGCTCCAGCCCAACAAGGTGCTACTGGGCATGAAGAAGCGAGGATTTGGAGCTGGGAGGTGGAACGGTTTTGGGGGCAAGGTCCAACTTGGAGAAACTGTTGAGGAAGGAGCAAGAAggtatctttctttctttctttttttttttgttaagaagaGGCTATTATTGCCTCAATAAGCAGCCATAAAAGTCTTTAAGTAATAATTTAACAATaacaatttaataatttaacTAATATTTTTTATAAACTGAGTAATAATTGCATAAACTTGTACATGGTTTCATGCATATCATGTAGACTCACCACAGCAAATGTCACACgctcagaattatttttttttttttgcacatggtatTTTGTTGTTGCATGAGTACGTTACATTTATTCAATTAACACTCATGTTTGTCAATAAtattaaagtggaaaaaaacaattttatactTGAATAATTCAGTATGTAACAAATGAACTTGAAATCAAATTGAAACTTTTAGGACATCACTCACTTAGTCATGGGACATTATGCAGCTCTGGTTTTCCTCTGATGGCTGAAGTGTAactgtttaaaatgaaaaagaaaatcttgtgCCAACATGAAAAGTACAAATcaatattgcaaaaaaacaagacgTAAACTCACTTTTATGGGCCACATTAGGGCCCCCGGGCTACCAATTTGACACCTATGTTTTAGGGTCTTACTTTTTTGTGAGCAAACAAATAATGTTATGTTGGTAGCAAGCAAGCTGGCTTAGTGCAGTGTTTCACAAACCTTATTGAGCAACAATAACGTTTTACATTTGAGGTCTCATTACACTTGCAAACATGCTCCAAAAAATGAATGCACAGATTAATAAACTGTACGGAACGTTGCGTGACCCAATCAAGTTTAAGAAACAAAGTTAGCCGACCGACTCTGTGTGTGCTGCAATCAACAAACATGTAAGGGTCCATGACGATGGTTTGAAGTTAAAtttgcttaaaaaataaaataaaatgaaaatgtttttgtggctggtgtctttggacaaaggtaaatacattaatattattgtaaaatgATGGCGAGGCTTTATTTGTGTTTACTTATTGGCTTTTTCCCTAGACTATATGGTTGAGCTATTTACCCAtgccagaaaaaaatgcttttgcctgttttgccaaatgcagaAGTCTGTAGCACATATGCATATAATGTATACTCCGCTATCCAGACATCGTACTTTagatgtaaacttttgacctcaaagtaAACAATatgaaattctctctcattcttgtggaatttaacaaaatttaattttggtgatcctgactgagctgaaacaggagaggtttagtctgatttgacctGAGAcagcgagacaaaaaaaatgaaataattttgcaaTGTATGCAAACTTGTGGCTCCAACTGTACCTAAAGTTAACTAGTCAGCTTCGCAGATTCTTGGGATGGTGGAGGCTTCATCTTACTTTTTGACACTCGCAATGGGGGAAAGAATGTAcagtagtatttttttgttttcagggaaCTCCTTGAAGAAAGTgggctcacagtggacacgctgGAAAAGGTCGGGAACATCCAGTTTGAGTTTGTCGGTGACTCGCAGCTGCTCGACGTCCATATTTTCCGGTCAGACTCGTACAATGGAGAGCCGATGGAAACAGAAGGTGCATTTTCCACAATACCGCAGTGTACCTGGAAGCGCTTAATTGGGAACAGGATGCAAACTCTTACTCTTTTCACTTTCTCTTGCCGTAGAAATGAGACCGCAGTGGTTTGACATTGACAAAATCCCCTTTGACCAAATGTGGCCTGACGACGTGATGTGGTTCCCGCTGCTCCTGCAGAAGAGGAAATTTGTGGGCTACTTTCACTTCCAGGGCCACGACGTCATCCTGAGCCACACGCTGAAAGAGGTGGAGGAGTTGTAAGAAGGTGACGGGAAACTGCGTAGGAGGTGTCACATTCCTCAGTGCCTGCTGGTCAGAGAAAAGACTCTG contains these protein-coding regions:
- the nudt1 gene encoding oxidized purine nucleoside triphosphate hydrolase, with translation MLRSKLLTLVLVLQPNKVLLGMKKRGFGAGRWNGFGGKVQLGETVEEGARRELLEESGLTVDTLEKVGNIQFEFVGDSQLLDVHIFRSDSYNGEPMETEEMRPQWFDIDKIPFDQMWPDDVMWFPLLLQKRKFVGYFHFQGHDVILSHTLKEVEEL